A single region of the Elizabethkingia sp. JS20170427COW genome encodes:
- the fabV gene encoding enoyl-ACP reductase FabV — translation MNIQPRVRGFICLTAHPEGAYQNVKHQIEYVKSKGEIKNGPKKVLVIGASTGFGLSSRISAAFGSGAATIGVFFEKAPAEKKLATAGWYNTAAFEKQAHEAGLYAKSINGDAFSDEIKKHTIDLIKQDLGQIDLVVYSLASPRRTHPKTGVAYSSVLKPIGQAFTNKTVDFHTGVVSDVSINPIESEEDIQNTIAVMGGEDWKFWMEDLKAAGVLAEGVKTVAYSYIGPELTFPIYRNGTIGQAKNDLEATVPVINDILKDLNGVSYVSVNKALVTQSSSAIPVVPLYISLLYKVMKAKGIHEGTIEQMQRLFAERLYTDNGEVALDEKGRIRVDDWEMRDDVQKEVAELWNQVSTESLPNISDIEGYRTDFFQLFGFEVPGVDYEADCNEVVNIPSIS, via the coding sequence ATGAATATACAACCTAGAGTTAGAGGTTTTATTTGCCTCACTGCACATCCTGAAGGCGCTTACCAAAATGTAAAGCATCAAATAGAGTATGTAAAATCTAAAGGTGAAATTAAAAATGGACCTAAAAAAGTACTTGTAATTGGTGCTTCTACAGGCTTCGGACTTTCATCAAGAATTTCAGCTGCCTTTGGTTCTGGAGCAGCAACCATTGGTGTATTTTTTGAAAAAGCCCCAGCAGAAAAAAAATTAGCTACCGCTGGTTGGTACAACACTGCAGCTTTCGAAAAACAAGCTCATGAAGCTGGTTTATACGCTAAGAGTATTAATGGTGATGCTTTTTCTGATGAAATAAAAAAACACACAATAGATCTTATTAAACAAGATTTAGGGCAAATCGACCTAGTGGTTTATAGCTTAGCTTCCCCTAGGAGAACCCACCCTAAAACAGGGGTTGCTTACTCTTCAGTTCTAAAACCAATTGGGCAAGCCTTCACTAACAAAACTGTAGATTTCCATACAGGGGTAGTTTCTGATGTAAGCATCAACCCTATTGAAAGTGAGGAAGATATCCAAAACACTATTGCCGTAATGGGTGGTGAAGATTGGAAATTCTGGATGGAAGACCTAAAAGCTGCGGGAGTACTTGCAGAAGGAGTAAAAACTGTAGCCTACTCTTATATTGGGCCAGAGCTTACTTTCCCTATCTACAGAAACGGAACTATTGGTCAAGCTAAAAATGATTTAGAAGCAACTGTCCCTGTAATTAACGATATTTTGAAAGACTTGAATGGTGTTTCTTATGTATCGGTAAACAAAGCATTGGTTACCCAATCTAGCTCTGCGATTCCTGTAGTACCTCTTTATATTTCCTTACTTTACAAAGTAATGAAGGCTAAGGGCATCCATGAAGGAACTATTGAGCAAATGCAAAGACTATTTGCAGAAAGATTATATACCGACAATGGTGAAGTTGCCTTAGACGAAAAAGGACGTATAAGAGTTGACGACTGGGAAATGAGAGACGATGTACAAAAAGAAGTTGCAGAACTTTGGAATCAGGTTTCTACTGAATCTCTACCTAACATTAGCGATATCGAAGGGTATAGAACTGATTTCTTCCAACTATTTGGATTTGAAGTTCCGGGTGTAGATTACGAAGCAGATTGCAATGAAGTAGTAAATATCCCTAGTATTTCATAA
- a CDS encoding GLPGLI family protein codes for MQKAFYLGLCFAAQFYLGQTYEIQYTTSFEGKPTTSKNPIITYANADKTLILNQNILDGKAKYPFEFTEIQRKDNTVAQYAYLSADQLIETKDNTTLAKQEFKLTDETKKILNHTVRKAVTSIRSNTMEVWFTQDLKVKGGPTVLGQDLGLVLEVVRNGNFVTRASSIKKVKEAKGNFLLKDKNIQEKDALTYQDMIWKSRFTQIPVFQNEQINFTDHPKSSDGILRFANGTIILKKVKFPEITKGQNVFVELKEQSNGDAYDRTGSVFIIPQDREISFFDGLQSGSDKLPIYDNGNGEKYKGISLTPNYLPALELMRFFTPFGISHFNKQVQLKGKDWQTIVPYRQEISELTPELSGKEVWVGTYIGNYDKGGHKVSLEFTIHPGDEPIFKNNYVLPLFTTTNIMEMAGQGYPTLFNSDKGLQVEFTLEKDLKNAQLRYITTGHGGWGNGDEFQPRKNSIFLDGKQAFSYTPWRTDCGTYRLFNPSSGNFSTGLSSSDLSRSTWCPGTLTAPIFIDLGDLKAGKHSIEVKIPQGKPEGNSISFWNVSGTLLGEIK; via the coding sequence ATGCAGAAAGCTTTTTATTTGGGACTATGCTTCGCAGCCCAATTTTATCTAGGCCAGACCTACGAAATCCAATACACTACTAGCTTTGAAGGGAAACCCACCACTAGTAAAAACCCTATTATCACCTACGCCAATGCGGATAAAACCCTTATCCTTAACCAAAATATTTTAGACGGAAAAGCAAAATACCCTTTCGAATTTACCGAAATACAACGCAAAGACAACACTGTTGCCCAATATGCTTACCTAAGTGCTGACCAACTGATAGAAACCAAAGACAACACGACTTTAGCAAAACAAGAATTTAAACTTACTGATGAAACTAAAAAAATACTAAATCACACTGTAAGAAAGGCGGTAACCTCTATCCGATCCAATACTATGGAGGTTTGGTTTACTCAGGATTTAAAAGTAAAAGGAGGCCCAACCGTTTTAGGACAAGACTTAGGACTAGTGCTGGAAGTTGTACGAAACGGAAACTTTGTTACCCGAGCCAGTTCTATCAAAAAAGTAAAAGAAGCTAAAGGTAATTTTCTTTTGAAGGATAAAAACATCCAAGAAAAAGATGCCCTTACCTATCAAGATATGATTTGGAAAAGCAGATTTACCCAGATTCCTGTTTTCCAAAATGAACAAATCAACTTTACTGATCATCCTAAATCTAGCGATGGAATCTTAAGATTTGCCAATGGAACTATTATTCTGAAAAAAGTAAAATTTCCTGAGATTACTAAAGGGCAAAATGTTTTTGTTGAATTGAAAGAGCAATCGAACGGAGATGCCTATGACCGTACAGGATCGGTATTCATCATTCCGCAAGACCGAGAAATTTCTTTTTTCGATGGCCTACAATCGGGAAGTGATAAGCTGCCTATTTACGACAATGGAAATGGCGAAAAATACAAAGGAATTTCCCTTACTCCCAATTATCTTCCTGCATTAGAGTTGATGAGATTTTTTACTCCATTCGGAATTTCTCATTTCAACAAACAAGTACAACTGAAGGGAAAAGATTGGCAAACCATTGTCCCGTACCGCCAAGAAATTTCGGAGCTTACTCCCGAGCTAAGCGGAAAAGAAGTTTGGGTGGGCACCTATATTGGCAATTATGACAAAGGTGGGCATAAAGTAAGCCTGGAATTTACCATCCACCCAGGAGATGAGCCTATCTTCAAAAATAATTATGTACTTCCTCTCTTTACCACCACCAATATCATGGAAATGGCAGGACAAGGGTACCCAACATTATTCAATTCCGACAAAGGCCTTCAAGTAGAATTCACTCTAGAGAAAGACTTAAAAAATGCTCAATTACGATACATTACCACAGGCCATGGAGGTTGGGGTAATGGCGATGAGTTTCAACCTAGGAAAAATAGTATTTTCCTAGATGGCAAGCAAGCTTTCTCCTATACGCCATGGCGTACGGATTGCGGAACCTACCGCCTCTTCAATCCATCTTCTGGTAACTTTTCTACAGGATTATCTTCTTCAGACCTCAGCAGATCTACTTGGTGCCCTGGTACATTAACCGCTCCCATCTTTATTGATTTGGGAGACTTAAAAGCTGGAAAACACAGCATTGAGGTTAAAATCCCACAAGGAAAACCTGAAGGAAATAGCATTAGTTTCTGGAATGTTTCGGGAACTTTATTAGGCGAAATCAAATAG
- the aqpZ gene encoding aquaporin Z: MVKKLFAELFGTFWLVFGGCGSAIFASQIAPASSGQVGILLVGVALAFGLTVLTMAYAVGHISGGHFNSAVSVGMWVGGRFPAKDVIPYILAQCAGAVLAASALAFINGGVGDGSPGSFASNFYEAPVYFDKSYSMAQAFLAEFILTGFFVLVIMGTTDKLANSKFAGIAIGLCLTLIHLICIPITNTSVNPARSFSQAIFVGGTALSQLWLFWVAPILGASAGALIYKYLLQKSENE, encoded by the coding sequence ATGGTAAAAAAATTATTTGCCGAACTTTTCGGTACATTTTGGCTAGTATTCGGAGGATGTGGAAGTGCTATTTTTGCTTCACAAATCGCTCCTGCTAGTAGTGGGCAAGTAGGAATACTTTTGGTAGGAGTTGCTCTTGCTTTTGGTCTTACAGTTCTCACGATGGCATATGCTGTAGGGCATATCTCAGGAGGGCATTTCAACAGTGCTGTTTCGGTTGGCATGTGGGTAGGAGGAAGATTTCCTGCAAAAGACGTCATCCCATACATCCTTGCACAATGTGCTGGGGCTGTTTTAGCAGCATCTGCTCTTGCTTTTATTAATGGTGGTGTTGGAGATGGCAGTCCTGGATCTTTTGCTAGTAATTTTTATGAAGCTCCTGTCTATTTTGATAAAAGCTATAGCATGGCACAAGCCTTTCTTGCTGAATTCATCCTTACAGGATTTTTTGTTTTGGTAATTATGGGAACAACGGATAAATTGGCTAATAGTAAATTTGCAGGTATTGCGATAGGACTTTGCCTTACTTTAATTCACTTGATTTGTATTCCTATCACCAATACCTCAGTAAACCCAGCGAGATCTTTCTCTCAAGCTATTTTTGTAGGAGGAACTGCCCTTAGCCAACTATGGTTATTCTGGGTAGCACCTATTTTAGGAGCTTCAGCAGGAGCTCTTATTTACAAATATTTACTTCAAAAATCCGAGAACGAATAA
- a CDS encoding OmpA family protein: MAMNIIQLIKDQLGPVLISKLSSELGESESGIGKAISGFLPAILGGFINQSNSSGVLDAITNVDSGSLLGDLVGGAKNNSLISSLLPLLLGGKSNDLIGNVARFAGISETSSSSVLDTVTGASLGSIGKYVKDNQLGINDIPQLLNDQKGLLAGLVPAGLSLGSLGFGNLFSSVEEKIESIKESIPNPELPKFQNNEPEKGGSIWKWLLPLIVLCLLGWFIFKQCDKKEASTPITAKGSDTLPVVDTSEAMAQLDPSQQVDIDLKGVNLKGSANGMEMQMVDFLKSGAYDKAANDETLKDKWYNFDRVNFKMGSSNELEAGSSEQLDNLVAILKAFPETKVKIGGYTDKTGNEEANLKLSQDRATFIKNYLDKAGVGNQVAGAEGYGSQYATVSAAAPDAERAKDRKMAVRFSK, translated from the coding sequence ATGGCAATGAACATTATTCAGTTAATTAAAGACCAGCTGGGGCCGGTGTTAATTTCAAAATTATCATCAGAACTAGGGGAAAGCGAATCGGGGATAGGCAAAGCTATTTCCGGATTTTTACCAGCTATTTTAGGAGGTTTTATAAATCAATCTAACAGTTCAGGAGTGTTGGATGCTATCACCAATGTCGATTCTGGAAGTCTATTAGGAGACTTGGTAGGAGGAGCTAAAAATAACTCTTTAATTTCTAGCTTACTTCCCTTGCTACTAGGAGGAAAAAGTAACGATCTTATTGGGAATGTAGCTCGTTTTGCTGGGATTAGTGAAACATCCTCTTCTTCGGTGTTAGATACTGTTACTGGAGCCTCCTTAGGAAGTATTGGAAAGTATGTAAAGGATAATCAACTAGGAATTAATGATATTCCTCAACTCTTAAATGATCAGAAAGGCTTATTAGCAGGACTGGTACCAGCGGGCTTGTCTTTAGGATCTCTAGGGTTTGGAAATTTATTTAGCTCTGTGGAAGAAAAAATAGAGAGCATAAAAGAAAGTATCCCAAATCCAGAATTACCCAAGTTTCAAAATAATGAGCCAGAAAAAGGAGGCTCTATTTGGAAATGGCTTTTACCTCTAATTGTACTGTGCCTTTTGGGTTGGTTTATATTTAAACAATGTGATAAGAAAGAAGCTAGCACCCCTATAACAGCCAAAGGATCCGATACATTACCTGTAGTAGATACTTCCGAAGCGATGGCTCAGTTAGACCCTTCTCAGCAGGTTGATATAGACCTTAAAGGAGTTAACTTAAAAGGATCTGCCAATGGAATGGAAATGCAGATGGTAGACTTTTTAAAATCTGGAGCTTATGATAAAGCTGCTAATGATGAAACTCTAAAGGATAAATGGTATAACTTTGATCGTGTTAATTTTAAGATGGGATCTTCTAATGAACTTGAAGCTGGCTCTTCTGAGCAATTGGATAACTTGGTGGCGATACTAAAAGCTTTTCCAGAAACTAAAGTGAAAATTGGAGGATATACCGATAAAACAGGAAATGAAGAAGCAAACTTAAAACTATCACAAGATAGGGCTACTTTTATTAAAAATTATTTGGACAAAGCAGGAGTAGGAAACCAAGTAGCAGGAGCTGAAGGCTATGGTAGCCAATATGCAACTGTGAGTGCTGCTGCTCCAGATGCAGAGAGAGCTAAAGATAGAAAAATGGCCGTGAGGTTCTCTAAATAA
- a CDS encoding glyceraldehyde-3-phosphate dehydrogenase — protein sequence MGMDVSYEQQLSQQTEQCKATVEFIKIISNLWYEHSVELVFFRNQLVDRNVSQILRLHQYAEEFVGKPISIFNTLEIARAIETINFFPARLDIGKLTYEYQLEGQQFSDAKDFVNHQLQGAKEINITPKDVVLYGFGRIGRLLARELITTAGKGSQLRLRAIVTRDAMDQKTLEKRASLLQNDSVHGEFPGTVIPDLESQSLIINGTKVKIISAKSPDSIDYTQYGINNALVIDNTGVFRDKAALSLHLQSKGVAKVLLTAPGKEVPNIVYGVNHEEYNPSETDIFSAASCTTNAITPILKVMEDNFGVKQGHLETIHAYTNDQNLVDNMHKKYRRGRAAAMNMVITETGAGSAVAKALPSLAGKLTSNAIRVPVPNGSLVVLNLELNSSTTLEQLNDIMKLNALQGSLVEQIKYSVSNELVSSDIIGSTAPAVYDSKATIVGASGKNVVLYIWYDNEYGYSHQVMRLAKHIAGVRRYCYY from the coding sequence ATGGGTATGGATGTTAGTTATGAGCAACAGCTCTCTCAACAAACTGAGCAATGTAAAGCTACTGTAGAATTCATTAAAATTATTAGCAACCTTTGGTACGAACATTCTGTAGAACTAGTTTTTTTTAGAAATCAACTTGTCGATAGAAATGTAAGCCAAATATTAAGACTTCACCAATATGCTGAAGAATTTGTCGGAAAACCTATTTCTATTTTCAATACTTTAGAAATTGCAAGAGCTATTGAAACTATTAACTTTTTCCCAGCAAGACTAGATATCGGGAAACTTACCTACGAATACCAATTAGAAGGACAGCAGTTTTCTGATGCAAAAGATTTTGTAAACCATCAATTACAAGGTGCTAAAGAAATCAATATTACTCCAAAAGATGTTGTCCTATACGGGTTTGGTAGAATTGGCAGATTGCTTGCTCGAGAATTAATCACCACTGCAGGAAAAGGAAGCCAGCTAAGGTTACGTGCTATTGTTACCAGAGATGCTATGGACCAAAAAACTTTAGAAAAAAGAGCTTCTCTTCTACAAAATGATTCGGTGCACGGCGAATTCCCTGGAACTGTAATTCCGGATTTAGAAAGCCAATCTCTTATCATTAACGGAACCAAAGTAAAAATTATCTCAGCAAAAAGCCCAGATAGTATCGACTATACTCAATATGGTATTAACAATGCCTTGGTGATAGACAACACAGGTGTATTTAGAGATAAGGCTGCCCTAAGCCTACATTTACAATCCAAAGGAGTTGCTAAAGTACTTCTTACCGCTCCAGGTAAAGAGGTTCCTAATATCGTATATGGTGTAAACCATGAAGAATATAACCCTTCCGAAACCGATATTTTTTCTGCAGCCTCTTGTACCACTAATGCGATTACGCCTATCTTAAAAGTAATGGAAGATAACTTTGGCGTAAAACAGGGGCATCTAGAAACCATACATGCTTATACTAATGACCAAAATTTAGTAGATAATATGCACAAAAAATATAGAAGAGGGCGTGCTGCTGCTATGAATATGGTGATTACTGAAACTGGAGCTGGTAGTGCTGTTGCAAAAGCTTTGCCTAGTTTGGCAGGTAAATTAACTTCTAATGCCATCCGAGTTCCTGTTCCTAATGGATCTTTGGTTGTTCTTAATTTAGAATTAAATTCCTCTACTACCCTAGAGCAGCTCAACGATATCATGAAACTAAATGCATTACAAGGAAGTTTGGTAGAGCAAATCAAATATTCGGTTAGTAATGAGTTGGTTTCTTCCGACATCATTGGATCTACCGCACCTGCAGTATATGACAGTAAAGCAACTATTGTGGGAGCAAGTGGTAAAAATGTGGTGCTCTACATTTGGTACGATAACGAGTACGGGTACAGCCACCAGGTAATGCGTCTTGCCAAACATATCGCTGGAGTCAGAAGGTATTGCTATTATTAA
- the uvrA gene encoding excinuclease ABC subunit UvrA, giving the protein METQDNIDIKKEIFVKNAHLNNLKHIDVSIPKNKLTVITGVSGSGKSSLAFDTIYAEGQRRYVESLSSYARQFLGKLEKPKIDDIKGLAPSIAIQQKVISSNPRSTVGTTTEIYDYLKLLFARVGRTYSPISGQEVKKDQVEDVINFIKQQPSETSFLLQTPWEYEIDNFAEQLKTLKLQGFTRLEVGGNIVSIEDLESFGFTPTPETNIFLVIDRFKYEEDETFLQRLADSIQIAFYEGKGKCLLKNSETQETFEFSNLFELDGIAFNEPNLHFFSFNNPYGACPTCEGYGKIIGIDEDLVIPNKNLSLYEDAVACWRGETMKEWKAEFIKTIKDSFPIHKPYHQLSKEQKQLLWRGDKTKNFPCIDNFFAMLEENLYKIQYRVMLSRYRGKTTCPTCEGQRLREESSWVKIDGHSIQSLVDLPLDELLPIMQNLQLNEHDATIAKRLLYEINSRIGFLLKVGLGYLSLNRNSNTLSGGESQRINLATSLGSSLVGSIYILDEPSIGLHSRDTENLISVLKELRDLGNTVIVVEHDEDIMKAADHIIDIGSEAGYLGGEVVFNGNYSEIKKAHTLTSDYLIGIKEIEVPKQRRVPKNFVQLKGARHNNLKNIDVNLPLECLTVITGVSGSGKSTLMKEVLAQAILINLGHGGKKADFDSLDYPKSLVQNLELIDQNPIGKSSRSNPVTYLKAYDDIRDLFSKQRLAKSLNLKPKHFSFNVEGGRCEECKGEGVITVSMQFMADIELVCEACHGARFKNEILDIKFDEKNISDILHLTVDEALEFFKDNHQDKIVQKLQPLQDVGLGYLQLGQSSSTLSGGEAQRVKLASFLVKGAHHDKTLFIFDEPSTGLHFHDINKLMKSLQALVNLGHSVWVIEHHPDIIKCADYLIDIGPEAGKHGGEIIFSGTPEELLHCKKSYTARYLQEKLNSQK; this is encoded by the coding sequence ATGGAAACACAAGACAATATTGATATCAAGAAAGAAATTTTCGTTAAAAATGCTCATCTCAACAATCTAAAACATATAGATGTTAGCATTCCTAAAAATAAATTAACCGTTATTACCGGAGTTTCTGGTAGTGGTAAATCATCACTAGCTTTCGATACTATTTATGCCGAAGGGCAAAGAAGGTATGTGGAAAGCCTTAGCTCTTATGCTCGTCAGTTTTTAGGGAAACTAGAAAAACCTAAAATTGATGATATCAAAGGATTAGCTCCCTCTATTGCTATCCAACAAAAAGTTATTTCTTCCAATCCTAGATCTACAGTGGGGACAACTACTGAAATTTACGATTATCTAAAACTTCTTTTTGCAAGAGTAGGTAGGACTTACTCTCCTATTTCAGGACAAGAAGTTAAAAAAGATCAGGTAGAAGATGTTATCAACTTCATCAAACAACAACCTTCTGAAACCAGTTTTCTGCTACAAACTCCCTGGGAATATGAAATTGATAATTTCGCAGAACAACTCAAAACCTTAAAACTTCAAGGATTTACCCGACTAGAAGTTGGTGGAAATATCGTAAGTATTGAAGATTTAGAAAGTTTTGGTTTTACCCCTACCCCTGAAACTAACATTTTCCTAGTCATCGATAGATTTAAATATGAAGAAGACGAGACCTTCCTGCAACGTTTAGCAGACTCTATCCAAATCGCTTTTTATGAAGGAAAGGGAAAGTGCCTTCTTAAAAATTCAGAGACCCAAGAAACCTTCGAGTTCTCTAACCTTTTTGAGCTCGATGGAATTGCTTTTAACGAACCCAATCTACATTTTTTCAGCTTCAACAATCCCTATGGGGCTTGCCCTACTTGTGAAGGTTATGGAAAAATTATCGGTATTGATGAAGACCTTGTTATTCCTAACAAAAATCTTTCGTTATACGAAGATGCTGTTGCCTGCTGGCGTGGCGAAACGATGAAAGAATGGAAGGCTGAATTCATCAAAACCATCAAAGACTCCTTCCCTATCCACAAACCTTACCACCAACTTAGCAAAGAGCAAAAACAATTGTTGTGGAGAGGAGACAAAACTAAAAACTTCCCTTGTATTGATAACTTCTTCGCCATGCTAGAGGAAAATCTTTACAAAATCCAATACCGCGTAATGCTTTCTCGTTACCGCGGAAAAACTACTTGTCCTACTTGTGAAGGACAACGACTAAGAGAGGAAAGCTCTTGGGTAAAAATTGATGGACATAGCATACAATCTCTTGTAGATTTACCTCTAGATGAATTGCTCCCTATCATGCAAAATCTTCAGCTTAATGAACATGATGCTACAATTGCCAAAAGATTGTTGTATGAAATCAATTCTAGGATAGGCTTTTTACTAAAAGTAGGTCTCGGCTATCTTAGCCTCAACAGAAATTCCAACACTCTTTCTGGAGGAGAAAGCCAAAGGATTAACTTGGCAACTTCTTTAGGAAGTAGCCTAGTAGGCTCTATTTATATTTTGGATGAACCTAGTATAGGCCTCCATTCCCGAGATACCGAAAATCTTATCTCTGTATTAAAAGAACTTCGTGATTTAGGAAATACCGTTATCGTGGTAGAGCACGATGAGGATATTATGAAAGCTGCCGACCATATTATCGACATAGGTTCTGAGGCGGGATACTTAGGAGGAGAGGTTGTTTTTAATGGCAATTATTCTGAAATTAAAAAAGCCCATACCCTTACCTCCGACTACTTAATCGGAATTAAAGAAATTGAAGTTCCTAAGCAAAGAAGAGTTCCTAAAAACTTTGTCCAATTAAAAGGAGCTAGACATAACAATCTTAAAAATATCGATGTTAATCTCCCGCTAGAATGCTTAACTGTTATTACGGGAGTTTCAGGAAGTGGTAAATCAACCTTAATGAAAGAGGTTTTGGCTCAAGCAATCTTAATCAATTTGGGTCATGGTGGTAAAAAGGCTGATTTTGACTCTTTAGATTATCCTAAATCTCTTGTTCAGAACTTGGAATTAATCGACCAAAACCCAATTGGAAAGTCTTCACGCTCCAACCCGGTTACCTATCTAAAAGCCTATGATGATATCCGTGATCTTTTTTCTAAACAAAGATTAGCTAAATCTTTAAACTTAAAACCTAAACATTTCTCTTTCAATGTAGAAGGTGGAAGATGCGAGGAATGTAAGGGAGAAGGCGTTATCACCGTTTCTATGCAATTTATGGCAGATATAGAGTTGGTATGCGAAGCTTGTCACGGAGCGCGTTTTAAAAATGAAATTCTAGATATTAAATTCGATGAAAAAAATATTTCGGATATTTTACACCTAACCGTAGATGAAGCTTTAGAGTTTTTCAAAGACAATCATCAAGATAAAATCGTCCAAAAACTACAACCTTTACAAGATGTTGGCTTAGGTTATCTACAATTAGGACAATCTTCCTCTACCCTATCTGGTGGGGAAGCACAAAGAGTAAAACTGGCTTCATTCTTAGTAAAGGGAGCCCATCATGATAAAACCCTATTTATATTTGATGAACCTTCTACAGGTCTTCACTTTCATGATATTAATAAGCTGATGAAGTCCTTACAAGCTCTTGTTAACCTCGGGCATTCCGTTTGGGTTATTGAACACCACCCCGACATCATTAAATGTGCTGATTATCTTATCGATATAGGTCCTGAGGCAGGAAAACATGGAGGGGAGATTATCTTCTCTGGGACTCCTGAAGAATTATTGCATTGTAAAAAGTCTTATACTGCACGATATTTACAAGAAAAATTAAATTCTCAAAAATAA